One part of the Hippopotamus amphibius kiboko isolate mHipAmp2 chromosome 14, mHipAmp2.hap2, whole genome shotgun sequence genome encodes these proteins:
- the LOC130835566 gene encoding LOW QUALITY PROTEIN: putative pre-mRNA-splicing factor ATP-dependent RNA helicase DHX32 (The sequence of the model RefSeq protein was modified relative to this genomic sequence to represent the inferred CDS: inserted 1 base in 1 codon; substituted 1 base at 1 genomic stop codon) — protein sequence MVRASHGRDPLSFVLKPESPLLFGRPQEPLCPAASSYCSTSWASAGSLKSGSKPPALFFPLKIALAGPHPSRRGPPQPQPQPPYSRAPWSTALWPPRAEPPAPPPPLLTPLLPGRRRLVALTTRRAGVEGQEGRREGGTKCREAARASARTRTSPGAPSTEAAVRRAEDALPLRPGRVAAPSLVALASPAGPVPGPSCRGPRALPHLDKVEEKELECPNSSSEKRYFPESLDSSSGDEAGILACEDLELNPLDGLPYSSRYYKLLKEREDLPMWKXKYSFMENLLQSQIVIISGDAKCGKSSQVPQWCAEYCLSIHYQHGGVVCTQVHKQTAVQLALRVADEMDVNIGHEVGYVIPFEDCCTSETILRYCTDDMLQREMMSNPFLGSYGVIILDDIHERSIATDVLLGLLKDVLLARPELKLIINSSPHLISKLSFYYGNVPLTEVKNKHPVEVVYLSGAQESFESVLLLIFEIHHSGEKCDIVVFLACEQGIEKAYETVCQEGSNLNPDLGELVVIPLYPKEKCALFKPHGETEKRCQAYQRRVVLTASWGESLIWSSTVKFVIDVDVERRKVYNPRIRANSLVTQPISQSQAERRRQVLGSSSGKLFCLYSEEFASKNMRPLKPAEMQEATLISTVLFMKRIDMAGLGHCDFMNRPAPESLMQALEDLDYLAALDNNGNLSEFGIIMSEFPLDPQLCKSILASCEFDCVDEMLTIAAMVTAPNCFLHLPCRMEEAALSCWKTFLHPEGDHFTLINIYKAYQDTALNATSKHCVEKWCHDYFLNCSALRMADVIRAELLEIIKXIELPYVEPAFGSKENTLNLRKALLSGYFMQIARDVDESGNYLMLTHKQVAQLHPLSCYSVTKKMPEWVLFHKFSISDNNYIRIASEISPELFMQLAPQYYFSNLPPSESKDILQQVMDHLSPISTVKKEQKMCEKCPETTEQRCTIQ from the exons ATGGTAAGAGCCAGCCATGGCAGGGATCCCCTCAGTTTTGTGCTGAAACCAGAGTCTCCTTTGCTTTTTGGTAGACCTCAGGAACCACTTTGTCCTGCAGCCAGCTCTTACTGTAGTACCTCTTGGGCCAGTGCT GGTAGTTTAAAGTCAGGGAGCAAACCTCCAGCATTGTtcttccctctcaagattgctttggctggcCCACACCCGTCCCGGAGAGgcccgccccagccccagccccagcccccttaCTCTAGGGCTCCATGGTCAACTGCTCTCTGGCCCCCGCGGGCCGAGCCtccggcgccgccgccgcccctccTAACGCCTCTCCTCCCGGGCCGGCGTCGCCTGGTTGCCCTGACAACCcggagggcaggggtggaggggcaAGAAGGACGGCGAGAGGGAGGGACCAAATGCCGCGAGGCAGCGCGGGCGAGCGCGAGGACCCGCACGTCGCCGGGGGCACCGAGTACGGAGGCGGCGGTGCGGCGGGCTGAAGACGCTCTGCCCCTGAGGCCTGGTCGGGTGGCCGCGCCCTCCCTGGTGGCCCTCGCGTCCCCGGCGGGGCCGGTGCCCGGGCCTTCCTGCCGCGGCCCGCGGGCCCTCC CTCACTTGGACAAGGTGGAAGAAAAAGAACTGGAATGTCCAAACTCTTCCTCTGAAAAACGCTATTTTCCTGAATCCCTCGATTCTAGTAGTGGGGATGAGGCGGGGATTCTGGCCTGTGAGGATTTGGAACTTAACCCTTTGGATGGATTGCCATATTCATCACGTTATTATAAActtctgaaagagagagaggatctTCCAATGTGGA GAAAATACTCCTTTATGGAGAATCTGCTTCAAAGTCAAATTGTGATCATTTCAGGAGATGCTAAATGTGGGAAAAGCTCTCAGGTTCCTCAGTGGTGTGCCGAATACTGCCTTTCCATACACTACCAGCATGGGGGTGTGGTATGCACTCAGGTCCACAAGCAGACTGCGGTCCAGCTCGCCCTCCGGGTGGCAGATGAAATGGATGTTAACATTGGTCATGAAGTCGGCTACGTGATTCCTTTTGAGGACTGCTGCACCAGTGAAACGATCCTGAGGTATTGTACTGATGATATGTTACAAAGAGAAATGATGTCCAATCCTTTCTTGGGTAGCTATGGGGTCATCATCTTAGATGATATTCATGAAAGAAGCATTGCAACTGATGTGTTACTTGGACTTCTTAAAGATGTTTTACTAGCAAGACCAGAACTGAAGCTCATAATTAACTCCTCACCTCACCTGATCAGCAAACTCAGTTTTTATTATGGAAACGTGCCTCtcacagaagtgaaaaataagcATCCGGTAGAGGTTGTGTACCTTAGTGGGGCTCAGGAGTCTTTTGAGTCTGTTTTACTCCTTATCTTTGAAATTCACCACTCGGGTGAGAAGTGTGACATTGTAGTCTTTCTGGCCTGTGAGCAAGGTATTGAAAAAGCCTATGAAACTGTCTGTCAAGAAGGATCTAACTTAAACCCAGATCTTGGAGAGCTGGTAGTTATTCCTTTGTATCCAAAAGAGAAATGTGCATTGTTCAAGCCACAtggtgaaacagaaaaaagatgcCAAGCTTATCAGAGACGAGTGGTGTTAACGGCCAGCTGGGGAGAGTCTTTGATCTGGAGCAGCACAGTCAAATTTGTTATTGATGTGGATGTGGAGAGAAGAAAGGTGTACAACCCCAGGATACGCGCCAACTCGCTAGTCACGCAGCCCATCAGCCAGAGCCAGGCCGAGCGACGCAGGCAGGTTCTCGGCTCCTCTTCAGGAAAACTTTTCTGTCTGTATTCTGAGGAATTTGCCTCCAAAAACATGCGGCCCCTTAAGCCAGCAGAAATGCAGGAAGCCACCCTAATCAGCACGGTGCTTTTTATGAAGAGAATCGACATGGCAGGCTTAGGCCACTGTGACTTCATGAACAGACCAGCGCCAGAAAGCTTGATGCAGGCTTTGGAAGACTTAGATTATCTGGCAGCACTGGACAATAATGGAAATCTTTCTGAATTTGGAATCATCATGTCAGAGTTTCCTCTTGATCCACAACTGTGCAAGTCTATCTTAGCATCCTGTGAATTTGACTGTGTAGATGAAATGCTAACAATTGCTGCCATGGTAACAGCTCCTAATTGCTTTTTGCATCTGCCCTGCAGAATGGAGGAGGCCGCCTTGTCATGTTGGAAGACATTCTTACATCCTGAAGGAGATCACTTCACCCTCATCAACATTTACAAGGCCTACCAGGACACGGCTCTGAATGCCACCAGCAAGCACTGTGTTGAAAAGTGGTGTCACGATTACTTCCTCAACTGCTCTGCACTCAGGATGGCAGATGTTATCCGAGCTGAACTCTTAGAAATTATCAAGTGAATTGAGCTTCCCTACGTAGAACCTGCTTTTGGCTCAAAGGAAAATACTCTGAACCTAAGGAAAGCCCTGCTGTCTGGTTATTTCATGCAGATTGCTCGGGACGTTGATGAGTCCGGTAACTACTTaatgctgactcacaagcaggttGCACAGCTGCACCCCTTGTCCTGTTACTCTGTCACCAAGAAGATGCCGGAGTGGGTTCTCTTCCACAAATTCAGCATATCTGACAACAACTACATCAGGATCGCCTCAGAAATCTCTCCTGAACTGTTTATGCAGTTGGCACCACAATACTACTTCAGTAATCTGCCTCCTAGTGAAAGCAAGGATATTCTACAGCAAGTGATGGATCACCTATCACCCAtctcaacagtgaaaaaggaacagaaaatgtgTGAGAAGTGCCCTGAAACTACTGAACAAAGATGCACTATACAGTGA
- the LOC130835966 gene encoding putative monooxygenase p33MONOX: protein MASRQTEVSALEPSRPLGKMSLPIRIYRQAFCYDDALEDPMPMTPPPSHMGSITWMPVIPACKYQDLAQVEEGQANVSSHVLPRPSAIHSADKFPVAKAKATHVITSSLITKQTQESIQHFEQKAGLRDVGYIPHKGLTIKETKYLQVAEALHKIKLQSGERTREEKQQPASTQSTPSSSPHPSPKQKPRGWFTSSSSTALPGPNLSTMDFGSGDKDRSSTDKWSLFGPRSLQKSDSGGFAVQTYKGAQKPSAMELICTQAT from the coding sequence ATGGCTTCGAGACAAACAGAAGTGTCTGCTCTTGAGCCTAGTAGGCCTCTAGGCAAGATGTCCCTGCCCATCAGGATATACCGCCAGGCATTCTGCTATGATGATGCTCTCGAGGACCCTATGCCCATGACTCCTCCTCCATCACACATGGGCAGCATCACCTGGATGCCAGTGATTCCAGCGTGCAAGTATCAGGATCTTGCCCAAGTGGAGGAAGGACAGGCCAATGTCTCCTCCCATGTCCTGCCCAGGCCATCGGCCATTCACAGTGCGGACAAGTTCCCCGTGGCGAAGGCTAAAGCTACCCATGTCATCACGAGTTCTCTGATCACAAAACAGACCCAGGAGAGCATTCAGCATTTTGAGCAAAAGGCAGGGCTGAGAGATGTTGGCTACATACCCCACAAGGGCCTCACCATCAAGGAGACCAAATACCTTCAAGTGGCAGAAGCGCTCCACAAAATAAAGCTCCAGAGtggagagagaacaagagaggagaagcagcagccagCCTCCACCCAGTCCACCCCAAGCAGcagcccccacccttcccctaaACAGAAGCCCAGAGGCTGGTTCACTTCCAGTTCTTCCACAGCCTTACCTGGCCCCAATCTTAGCACCATGGATTTTGGAAGCGGGGATAAAGACAGAAGCTCAACAGATAAATGGAGCCTCTTTGGACCAAGATCCCTCCAGAAGTCTGATTCAGGAGGTTTTGCTGTCCAGACCTACAAAGGAGCCCAGAAGCCTTCTGCAATGGAACTGATTTGCACACAGGCCACCTGA